The following proteins are co-located in the Canis lupus dingo isolate Sandy chromosome 31, ASM325472v2, whole genome shotgun sequence genome:
- the CLDN14 gene encoding claudin-14, translating to MASTAVQLLGFLLSFLGLVGTLITTILPHWRRTAHVGTNILTAVSYLKGLWMECVWHSTGIYQCQIYRSLLALPRDLQAARALMVISCLLSAAACACAVVGMKCTRCAKGTPAKTVCAVLGGALFLLAGLLCMVAVSWTTNDVVQNFYNPLLPSGMKFELGQALYLGFISSSLSLIGGTLLCLSCLDEVPSGPHQVPPRATTATTAPAYRPPAAFKDNRAPSATSASLSGYRLNDYV from the coding sequence ATGGCCAGCACGGCCGTGCAGctgctgggcttcctgctcagcttcCTGGGCCTGGTGGGCACGCTGATCACCACCATCCTGCCGCACTGGCGCCGCACGGCGCACGTGGGCACCAACATCCTGACGGCCGTGTCCTACCTGAAAGGGCTGTGGATGGAGTGCGTGTGGCACAGCACGGGCATCTACCAGTGCCAGATCTACCGCTCGCTGCTGGCGCTGCCCCGGGACCTGCAGGCGGCCCGTGCGCTCATGGTCATCTCGTGCCTGCTGTCGGCCGCCGCCTGCGCCTGTGCCGTCGTGGGCATGAAGTGCACGCGCTGCGCCAAGGGCACCCCGGCCAAGACCGTGTGCGCCGTGCTGGGCGGCGCGCTCTTCCTCCTGGCCGGCCTGCTGTGCATGGTGGCCGTCTCCTGGACCACCAACGACGTGGTGCAGAACTTCTACAACCCGCTGCTGCCCAGCGGCATGAAGTTCGAGCTCGGGCAGGCCCTCTACCTCGGCTTCATCTCCTCGTCCCTGTCGCTCATCGGTGGCACGCTGCTTTGCCTGTCCTGCCTGGACGAGGTGCCCTCCGGGCCCCACCAGGTGCCGCCCAGGGCCACCACGGCCACCACCGCTCCCGCCTACCGGCCCCCCGCTGCCTTCAAGGACAACCGGGCCCCCTCAGCCACCTCGGCCTCGCTCAGCGGGTACAGACTGAACGACTATGTGTGA